A section of the Saccopteryx leptura isolate mSacLep1 chromosome 6, mSacLep1_pri_phased_curated, whole genome shotgun sequence genome encodes:
- the PCBD2 gene encoding pterin-4-alpha-carbinolamine dehydratase 2 isoform X5, whose product MLRLAFGFMSRVALQAEKMNHHPEWFNAYNKVQITLTSHDCGQLTKRDVKLAKFIEKAAASI is encoded by the exons GCATTTGGCTTTATGTCCCGAGTTGCTCTACAAGCAGAGAAGATGAATCATCACCCAGAATGGTTCAATGCGTACAACAAG gTCCAGATAACCCTCACCTCGCATGACTGTGGTCAACTGACCAAAAGAGACGTGAAACTGGCCAAATTCATTGAAAAAGCAGCTGCTTCAATATGA
- the PCBD2 gene encoding pterin-4-alpha-carbinolamine dehydratase 2 isoform X6: protein MSRVALQAEKMNHHPEWFNAYNKVQITLTSHDCGQLTKRDVKLAKFIEKAAASI from the exons ATGTCCCGAGTTGCTCTACAAGCAGAGAAGATGAATCATCACCCAGAATGGTTCAATGCGTACAACAAG gTCCAGATAACCCTCACCTCGCATGACTGTGGTCAACTGACCAAAAGAGACGTGAAACTGGCCAAATTCATTGAAAAAGCAGCTGCTTCAATATGA